The Methylobacterium sp. PvR107 genome contains a region encoding:
- a CDS encoding invasion associated locus b family protein, with product MVRVSRLLPVGALTLLASGFATGLFGGLVGGTGLSVTAAQAQEAAPDAAAGEAASGRRGRRHGRERPRRAEKSTATPPGMQQATPVAIFGDWNVFVNGDGRNKLCYAIAQPQTRSPKTLKRDTAYLFVSVRKGENVQNEVAVMLGFPSKPAASQVKPGSAAAPTDPSLNLGASRYGLVVKDGNAWLQNPAEEARVVAEMSARNPKLVVKTTSLRGSPTSDEYALGGFSEAMKRTRDECSK from the coding sequence ATGGTCCGCGTCTCCCGCTTGCTCCCGGTCGGAGCCCTCACCCTGCTCGCATCCGGGTTCGCCACCGGTCTCTTCGGTGGGCTCGTCGGCGGCACCGGCCTGTCGGTGACGGCCGCACAGGCCCAGGAAGCGGCGCCCGATGCCGCGGCCGGCGAGGCCGCCTCCGGGCGCCGCGGTCGCCGCCACGGCCGCGAGCGGCCGAGGCGGGCCGAGAAGTCCACGGCGACGCCGCCGGGCATGCAGCAGGCCACGCCGGTGGCGATCTTCGGCGACTGGAACGTGTTCGTGAACGGCGACGGCCGCAACAAGCTCTGCTACGCCATCGCCCAGCCCCAGACCCGCTCGCCCAAGACCCTGAAGCGCGACACCGCCTACCTGTTCGTGAGCGTGCGCAAGGGCGAGAACGTCCAGAACGAGGTGGCGGTGATGCTGGGCTTCCCGTCGAAGCCGGCGGCGTCGCAGGTCAAGCCCGGCTCGGCCGCCGCGCCCACCGACCCGAGCCTGAATCTCGGCGCCAGCCGCTACGGCTTGGTGGTGAAGGACGGGAATGCCTGGCTGCAGAACCCGGCCGAGGAGGCGCGGGTCGTCGCGGAGATGAGTGCCCGCAATCCGAAGCTCGTCGTCAAGACCACCTCGCTGCGCGGGAGCCCGACGAGCGACGAATACGCGCTCGGCGGGTTCTCGGAAGCGATGAAGCGCACCCGCGACGAGTGCAGCAAGTAG
- a CDS encoding HAD family hydrolase produces the protein MTPGLVIFDCDGVLVDSEPLSLACLTAGLNRIGVDIDLATVRARFTGTSMASIMTHIAADFGITAPPGFVEAVKAETLALFDAELKAMRGVAAAVAGLGLPVCVASSSDPVRLRHSLGLTGLLPLFGDHVFSSAQVARGKPFPDLFLFAAERMGAEPAACLVIEDSVPGVTAARSAGMRVAGFTGGGHWGHDPAGNDLVRAGATRVFSDFADLAAVIGGP, from the coding sequence ATGACACCCGGCCTCGTGATCTTCGATTGCGACGGCGTTCTGGTCGACAGCGAGCCGCTGAGCCTGGCCTGCCTGACGGCGGGCCTCAACCGCATCGGCGTGGACATCGATCTCGCCACCGTGCGGGCGCGATTCACGGGCACCTCCATGGCGTCGATCATGACGCATATCGCGGCGGATTTCGGCATCACGGCACCGCCGGGCTTCGTCGAGGCGGTCAAGGCCGAGACCCTGGCCCTGTTCGACGCAGAGCTGAAGGCGATGCGCGGCGTCGCGGCGGCTGTCGCCGGCCTGGGCCTTCCGGTCTGCGTGGCGTCGAGCAGCGACCCGGTCCGCCTGCGCCACTCCCTGGGCCTGACCGGATTGCTGCCGCTGTTCGGCGACCACGTCTTCTCCTCGGCGCAGGTGGCGCGGGGCAAGCCATTCCCCGACCTGTTCCTGTTCGCCGCCGAGCGCATGGGCGCCGAACCCGCCGCATGCCTCGTGATCGAGGACAGCGTGCCCGGTGTCACGGCCGCAAGGAGCGCCGGCATGCGGGTCGCGGGCTTCACCGGTGGCGGCCATTGGGGGCACGATCCGGCCGGCAACGATCTGGTGCGCGCCGGGGCCACGCGGGTCTTCTCGGATTTCGCCGACCTCGCCGCAGTGATCGGCGGCCCCTGA
- a CDS encoding PetM family of cytochrome b6f complex subunit 7, whose translation MFRFLARVLGFLLMAGGFVALVYDGARSIANNGLRVTPLSDVIATLFKDKAGALQGSVEGAAPWLWHILGLPLTLAPASLIGLGLGAVLLWLGQPGREPIGFLTKP comes from the coding sequence ATGTTCCGCTTCCTGGCCCGCGTCCTGGGCTTTCTTCTGATGGCCGGCGGCTTCGTCGCGTTGGTGTACGATGGCGCCCGCTCGATCGCCAATAACGGCTTGCGGGTGACGCCGCTCTCCGACGTGATCGCCACCCTGTTCAAGGACAAGGCCGGCGCCCTGCAGGGCAGCGTCGAGGGGGCGGCGCCCTGGCTCTGGCACATCCTCGGCCTGCCGCTCACCCTGGCGCCGGCCTCGCTGATAGGGCTCGGTCTCGGCGCGGTGCTGCTCTGGCTCGGCCAGCCGGGACGGGAACCGATCGGCTTCCTGACGAAGCCCTGA
- a CDS encoding PAS domain-containing protein yields METGGTATSHVPDELKAEAHRGDPFAAAVRATRMPMIVTDPSQHDNPIVFANNAFLKLTGYTRFEVLGRNCRFLQGPETESAAIDRIRDAVRQQVDVRVDLLNYRKDGTTFHNALYVGPVRDADGKVVYFFASQLDVSEQYALTAEIERLEGELAEARTKLAAR; encoded by the coding sequence ATGGAGACGGGCGGAACCGCCACGAGCCACGTGCCGGACGAGTTGAAGGCGGAGGCGCATCGGGGTGATCCGTTCGCCGCGGCCGTGCGCGCGACCCGGATGCCGATGATCGTCACGGATCCGAGTCAGCACGACAACCCGATCGTCTTCGCGAACAACGCCTTCCTGAAGCTCACCGGCTATACGCGGTTCGAGGTGCTCGGCCGCAATTGCCGCTTCCTTCAGGGACCGGAGACCGAGTCGGCGGCGATCGACCGGATCCGCGACGCGGTCCGGCAGCAGGTCGACGTGCGGGTCGACCTGCTCAACTACCGTAAGGACGGCACGACCTTCCACAATGCCCTGTATGTCGGGCCGGTGCGGGATGCGGACGGCAAGGTCGTCTACTTCTTCGCCTCGCAGCTCGATGTCAGCGAGCAGTATGCCCTCACTGCCGAGATCGAGCGGCTTGAGGGCGAGCTCGCGGAAGCCCGGACGAAGCTCGCCGCGCGCTAG
- a CDS encoding manganese catalase family protein, translating to MFMKLDRLQAELPQPKKPDPNAAAALQELLGGKYGEMSTLGNYMFQSFNFRNKSKLRPFYSLVSSIFAEELGHVELVSTGIAMLNNGPGDDTEEVDVSKAPFHDMQDIRLAGSFLSNGGGATPINSNAQSWNVDMVTTTGNIIIDLLHNFHLECGARLHKLRVYETLKDPTGREVCGYLLVRGSVHAHAYALALKKLTGVEIEKMLPTPNIVLDKIPECQKYLQEGSHRRLYSFSPDDYKEAAGVWSNDEVALPGDPPGNLEVVDGLPEGGKIPELDGNYGAFAPNYAPQEIFEIASKLYKKGR from the coding sequence ATGTTCATGAAGCTCGATCGCCTGCAGGCGGAATTGCCCCAGCCGAAAAAGCCCGACCCCAACGCGGCGGCGGCGCTCCAGGAATTGCTCGGCGGCAAGTACGGCGAGATGTCGACCCTGGGCAACTACATGTTCCAGAGCTTCAATTTCCGCAATAAATCGAAGCTCCGGCCGTTCTACAGCCTGGTCTCCAGCATCTTTGCAGAAGAACTCGGGCACGTCGAACTCGTCTCGACGGGCATCGCGATGCTCAACAACGGTCCGGGCGACGACACCGAAGAGGTCGATGTGTCCAAGGCGCCGTTCCACGACATGCAGGACATCCGGCTCGCCGGCAGCTTCCTCAGCAATGGCGGCGGCGCGACGCCGATCAACTCGAATGCCCAGTCGTGGAACGTCGACATGGTCACGACGACGGGCAACATCATCATCGACCTGCTGCACAATTTCCACTTGGAATGCGGCGCCCGCCTGCACAAGCTGCGCGTCTACGAGACCTTGAAGGACCCGACGGGTCGGGAAGTCTGCGGCTACCTGCTGGTCCGCGGATCAGTCCACGCGCACGCCTATGCGCTGGCGCTCAAGAAGCTCACCGGTGTCGAGATCGAGAAGATGCTTCCGACCCCGAACATCGTCCTCGACAAGATCCCGGAGTGCCAGAAGTACCTTCAGGAAGGTTCGCATCGGCGCCTCTACAGCTTCAGCCCGGACGACTACAAGGAGGCGGCGGGCGTCTGGTCGAACGACGAGGTGGCCTTGCCGGGCGATCCGCCCGGAAACCTGGAGGTCGTCGACGGATTGCCCGAGGGCGGCAAGATCCCGGAACTCGACGGCAATTACGGCGCCTTCGCACCGAACTACGCGCCGCAGGAGATCTTCGAGATCGCCAGCAAGCTCTACAAGAAGGGGCGCTGA
- the mepA gene encoding penicillin-insensitive murein endopeptidase, with protein MPMPRLAPSLALAALLLPAAAQAQDRGSVNPKPLPPLEHPDAPSTPAKALFGRVSRAASGPAHIYGFYAKGCFSGGEALPLDGPNWQVMRPSRNRMWGTPHLVDFIERLSQKAVRVGWPGLLVGDMAQPRGGPMITGHASHQIGIDADVWLTPMPDHRLSRAEREETSATDMVRSDRLDIDPEVWTPTHLQLIKLTAEQPEVERIFVNAAIKKALCRDAAGSRWMSKVRPMYGHNYHYHIRLACPAGQDDCQPQGAPPSGDGCDDLGYWFSDAVLHPKPPKVPPKPKPAMTMAALPAACRTVLKAP; from the coding sequence ATGCCGATGCCGCGTCTCGCCCCGAGCCTCGCGCTCGCCGCCCTGCTCCTGCCGGCCGCCGCGCAGGCCCAGGACCGCGGCAGCGTCAATCCGAAACCGCTGCCGCCCCTGGAGCACCCGGACGCGCCCTCGACCCCCGCCAAGGCCCTGTTCGGGCGCGTCAGCCGGGCCGCCTCGGGCCCGGCCCACATCTACGGCTTCTACGCCAAGGGCTGCTTCTCCGGCGGCGAGGCCCTGCCGCTGGACGGGCCGAACTGGCAGGTCATGCGCCCGTCGCGCAACCGGATGTGGGGCACGCCGCACCTGGTCGATTTCATCGAGCGCCTGTCGCAGAAGGCCGTGCGGGTCGGCTGGCCGGGGCTGCTGGTGGGCGACATGGCCCAGCCCCGGGGCGGCCCGATGATCACCGGCCACGCCTCGCACCAGATCGGCATCGACGCCGACGTCTGGCTGACGCCGATGCCCGACCACCGCTTGAGCCGGGCGGAGCGCGAGGAGACCTCGGCGACCGACATGGTCCGCTCAGACCGCCTCGACATCGATCCGGAGGTCTGGACGCCCACCCATCTGCAGCTGATCAAGCTGACGGCCGAGCAGCCGGAGGTGGAGCGCATCTTCGTCAACGCGGCGATCAAGAAGGCGCTCTGCCGTGACGCCGCGGGCAGCCGCTGGATGTCGAAGGTGCGCCCGATGTACGGGCACAATTACCACTACCATATCCGGCTCGCCTGCCCGGCCGGCCAGGACGATTGCCAGCCGCAGGGCGCGCCCCCGTCCGGCGACGGCTGCGACGACCTCGGCTACTGGTTCTCGGACGCGGTGCTCCACCCGAAGCCCCCGAAGGTGCCGCCGAAGCCCAAGCCTGCCATGACCATGGCGGCGCTGCCGGCCGCCTGCCGGACGGTGCTGAAGGCGCCGTAG
- a CDS encoding amidohydrolase, whose product MISRRTFHGALVGVAAAGVRTQRSFAQGTAMTAVDCHAHVFKRGLPLAANSRYAPDYDATPEVYLKTLDANGITNAVLVQPSFLGTDNGYMLDALKRHPVRFRGIAVVQPDISQGALSELASAGVVGIRLNLIGAPNPQLDAEPWPMFLRRLTDLGWQVEIQAEARRWPELLPVLLESGVTIVADHFGKPDSKLGVDDPGFQHLLKAGATGRVWVKISGSYRNGAGLPAAAIPLLRDSFGLDHLVWGSDWPHTQFETATHYAAVRRELDTWLPNDSDRRVVLFDAPRRLFWTTQN is encoded by the coding sequence ATGATCTCGCGTCGCACATTCCATGGCGCCCTCGTGGGGGTCGCGGCGGCTGGTGTCCGGACGCAACGGAGTTTCGCACAGGGCACGGCCATGACAGCGGTCGACTGCCACGCGCACGTCTTCAAACGGGGACTGCCCCTGGCCGCAAACAGCCGCTACGCGCCCGACTACGATGCGACGCCAGAGGTTTACCTCAAGACCCTGGATGCCAACGGCATCACGAACGCCGTGCTGGTGCAGCCGAGCTTCCTCGGGACCGACAACGGCTACATGCTGGACGCCTTGAAGCGACACCCCGTCCGCTTCCGGGGCATCGCCGTGGTGCAACCCGACATCTCACAGGGTGCCCTCAGCGAACTGGCTTCGGCTGGCGTGGTCGGTATTCGGCTCAACCTGATCGGCGCACCAAATCCGCAGTTGGACGCCGAGCCCTGGCCGATGTTCCTGAGGCGCCTGACCGATCTCGGCTGGCAGGTCGAGATCCAGGCCGAAGCACGTCGATGGCCGGAGTTGCTGCCCGTTCTGCTCGAGAGCGGCGTGACGATCGTCGCCGATCATTTTGGCAAGCCCGACTCCAAGCTGGGTGTTGACGATCCGGGCTTTCAGCACCTGCTCAAGGCGGGCGCCACTGGCCGCGTCTGGGTCAAGATCTCCGGCTCCTACCGCAACGGCGCCGGGTTGCCTGCCGCCGCGATACCGCTCCTGCGCGACAGCTTCGGTCTTGATCATCTCGTCTGGGGCAGCGACTGGCCTCACACCCAGTTCGAGACGGCAACGCATTACGCAGCCGTGCGCCGCGAACTGGATACGTGGCTGCCCAACGATAGCGACCGCCGGGTCGTCTTGTTCGACGCACCACGCAGGTTGTTCTGGACGACACAGAATTAG
- a CDS encoding MFS transporter: MDADRASPHQTVDGAAIMRRVGWRIVPFLVLCYFIAYVDRVNAGFAALTMNKDLGLSQAMFGIGGGLFFVAYVLFEVPSNIAMEKVGARLWIARIMITWGLVGVAMAFVVGPYSFYLCRFLLGAAEAGFFPGVILYLTYWFPKAYRARIVAMFMVAIPISSFLGSPISASLLQLEGAAGLHGWQWLFIVEAIPAVLLGLAALVLLPSRPAEAKWLAPDERMWLQDQLAADRSGASPVAHHLPLHKVLTNKYVWALALIYSGSSATSNALSLWQPQILKAFGLSNLETGLLNMIPFGIASVFMIFWGLRADRTGERVWSTALPLAATCLCLFATNLTSSLTVTMVLLSLVLMGNYAIKGPFWAMATDWLSVGTAAAGIAAINTLSHLGTGIASWLLGVIKDQTGSFPLALLPLVFLTGSGAIMTLILGRGTRARAAAPSPAAAE, encoded by the coding sequence ATGGACGCCGACCGAGCTTCACCCCACCAGACCGTCGACGGTGCCGCCATCATGCGGCGCGTCGGATGGCGGATCGTGCCGTTCCTGGTGCTCTGCTACTTCATCGCCTACGTCGACCGGGTGAACGCAGGCTTCGCCGCGCTCACGATGAACAAGGATCTCGGCCTCTCTCAAGCGATGTTCGGCATCGGCGGCGGGTTGTTCTTCGTCGCTTACGTGCTGTTCGAGGTACCGAGCAACATCGCGATGGAGAAGGTCGGCGCGCGACTCTGGATCGCGCGCATCATGATCACCTGGGGCCTCGTCGGCGTGGCGATGGCCTTCGTGGTCGGCCCCTACAGCTTCTACCTGTGCCGGTTCCTGCTGGGGGCGGCCGAGGCGGGCTTCTTCCCCGGCGTGATCCTCTATCTCACCTACTGGTTCCCCAAGGCGTACCGGGCCCGGATCGTCGCCATGTTCATGGTCGCCATCCCGATCTCGAGCTTTCTCGGATCCCCTATCTCGGCCTCGCTTCTCCAGCTCGAAGGCGCGGCGGGGCTGCATGGCTGGCAGTGGCTCTTCATCGTCGAGGCGATCCCGGCCGTGCTGCTGGGCCTCGCCGCCCTGGTCCTGCTGCCGAGCCGCCCCGCGGAAGCCAAATGGCTCGCGCCCGACGAGCGGATGTGGTTGCAGGACCAGCTCGCTGCCGATCGCTCCGGCGCCTCCCCGGTCGCCCACCACCTGCCGCTGCACAAGGTGCTGACCAACAAGTACGTCTGGGCGCTGGCGCTGATCTACTCGGGCAGCTCCGCCACCAGCAACGCCCTGTCCCTGTGGCAGCCGCAGATCCTCAAGGCGTTCGGCCTGTCCAACCTGGAGACCGGCCTCCTGAACATGATCCCGTTCGGCATCGCGTCGGTGTTCATGATCTTCTGGGGCCTGCGTGCCGACCGGACGGGGGAGCGGGTATGGAGCACCGCCCTGCCGCTGGCGGCGACCTGCCTCTGCCTGTTCGCCACCAACCTCACCAGTTCCCTCACGGTGACGATGGTCCTGCTGAGCCTCGTCCTGATGGGCAACTACGCCATCAAGGGCCCGTTCTGGGCGATGGCCACCGACTGGCTCTCGGTTGGTACGGCGGCGGCCGGGATCGCGGCGATCAACACGCTCTCGCATCTCGGCACCGGCATCGCCTCGTGGCTGCTCGGCGTGATCAAGGATCAGACCGGCAGCTTCCCCCTCGCCCTGCTGCCGCTCGTGTTCCTGACTGGTTCGGGCGCAATCATGACCCTGATCCTGGGTCGAGGCACACGAGCACGAGCGGCCGCACCTTCCCCCGCGGCAGCCGAATGA
- a CDS encoding L-serine ammonia-lyase → MFLSIFDIFKIGIGPSSSHTMGPMLASARFLDALRAHRARASDASGPLRIEAVLRGSLAFTGKGHATDRAVVLGLLGFRPDTLDPDEAMRREAALRANCWIDVAGLPRIHFDAETGIVFDYGPPLPGHANGLIFRAFDAEGAPYLTETYYSIGGGFVLSAEELSGGDIKAVDASVLRPYPFGSAAEMLVMGAASRCSIAAMKRANETVGRGEAELDAGLDRIWAVMDACIDRGLATEGTLPGGLNVRRRARRIHQALLSERGSNTVQPHVANDWLSVYAMAINEENAGGGRVVTAPTNGAAGVVPAVIRYYRDHCIGANHAGVRDFLLTAAAIGGLIKTNASISGAEVGCQGEVGSAAAMAAAGLCAALGGTNEQVENAAEIALEHHLGLTCDPIRGLVQVPCIERNGLGAIKAVAAASLALRGDGSHIMPLDNCIEAMKQTGRDMSVRYKETSTGGLAVNLPEC, encoded by the coding sequence ATGTTCCTGAGCATCTTCGACATCTTCAAGATCGGCATCGGTCCGTCCAGCTCGCACACCATGGGACCGATGCTCGCCTCCGCGCGCTTCCTCGACGCGCTCCGCGCGCACAGGGCCCGCGCATCTGACGCATCTGGGCCGCTGCGGATCGAGGCTGTCCTGCGCGGAAGTCTCGCCTTTACCGGAAAGGGACACGCGACCGATCGGGCGGTGGTGCTCGGCCTGCTCGGCTTCCGCCCGGACACGCTCGATCCGGACGAGGCCATGCGCCGCGAAGCCGCGTTGCGCGCGAACTGTTGGATCGACGTCGCGGGCCTTCCCCGGATCCACTTCGATGCCGAGACCGGGATCGTTTTCGACTACGGGCCGCCGTTACCGGGCCACGCCAACGGCTTGATCTTCCGCGCCTTCGACGCCGAGGGCGCTCCGTATCTCACGGAAACCTACTACTCGATCGGCGGCGGCTTCGTCCTGAGCGCGGAGGAATTGTCCGGTGGCGACATCAAGGCTGTCGATGCCTCCGTGCTGCGTCCTTATCCGTTCGGGAGCGCCGCCGAGATGCTCGTGATGGGCGCGGCGTCGCGGTGCAGCATCGCGGCCATGAAGCGCGCCAACGAGACGGTTGGCCGCGGGGAAGCGGAGCTCGATGCCGGCCTCGATCGGATCTGGGCGGTCATGGATGCGTGCATCGATCGCGGCCTCGCCACCGAGGGCACCCTGCCGGGCGGCTTGAACGTCCGCCGCCGGGCCCGCCGGATCCATCAGGCACTGCTCTCCGAGCGGGGCAGCAACACGGTCCAGCCGCACGTCGCGAACGATTGGCTGTCCGTCTATGCGATGGCGATCAACGAAGAGAATGCCGGCGGGGGCCGCGTCGTCACCGCACCGACGAACGGAGCCGCCGGAGTCGTCCCGGCGGTCATTCGATATTATCGCGACCACTGCATCGGCGCGAACCATGCCGGTGTCCGCGATTTCCTGCTGACGGCTGCGGCGATCGGCGGCCTGATCAAGACCAACGCCTCGATCTCCGGTGCCGAGGTCGGCTGCCAGGGTGAGGTCGGCTCGGCCGCCGCGATGGCGGCCGCCGGACTCTGCGCCGCGCTCGGCGGCACCAACGAGCAGGTCGAGAACGCCGCCGAGATCGCCCTCGAGCACCACCTTGGCCTCACCTGCGACCCGATCCGCGGATTGGTGCAGGTGCCGTGTATCGAGCGCAACGGCCTCGGGGCGATCAAGGCCGTTGCCGCCGCGTCGCTGGCGCTCCGCGGGGACGGCAGCCACATCATGCCGCTCGACAATTGCATCGAGGCGATGAAGCAGACGGGGCGCGATATGAGCGTCCGGTACAAAGAGACGTCGACCGGCGGCCTCGCGGTCAATCTTCCGGAATGCTGA
- a CDS encoding phospholipase A2 family protein produces the protein MLVACPHATLAQGAGEVPATSVEADEPRPGPPPPLPELSDPNGRAGEALNEPGERSRIPKALRSSGSRAGGPANDLNPGGRQEAPAPPKGDLGRVVAGQELFHGNYCGKGQRGEGLPPTDALDTACMHHDACYEAAGYHSCACDASLRREASAVADGPDAPLEVRRRALSVVEATAVMECRAP, from the coding sequence ATGCTCGTGGCCTGCCCGCACGCAACCCTGGCCCAGGGCGCAGGCGAGGTGCCCGCCACGTCGGTCGAGGCCGATGAACCCCGTCCCGGTCCGCCCCCGCCCTTGCCGGAACTCTCGGATCCGAACGGGCGGGCCGGCGAGGCCCTGAACGAGCCCGGCGAGCGCTCCAGGATCCCCAAGGCGCTGCGCTCCTCCGGCTCCAGGGCCGGCGGGCCGGCCAACGACCTGAACCCGGGGGGACGGCAAGAGGCGCCGGCGCCCCCGAAAGGCGACCTCGGCCGCGTCGTCGCCGGCCAGGAGCTGTTCCACGGGAATTACTGCGGCAAGGGTCAGCGCGGCGAGGGACTGCCCCCGACGGACGCCCTCGACACCGCCTGCATGCACCACGACGCCTGCTACGAAGCGGCCGGATACCATTCCTGCGCGTGCGACGCCTCGCTCAGGCGAGAGGCGTCCGCCGTCGCGGACGGGCCGGACGCCCCCTTGGAGGTCCGGCGCCGCGCCCTCAGCGTCGTGGAGGCGACCGCCGTCATGGAATGCCGCGCGCCCTAG
- a CDS encoding HPP family protein, producing the protein MTETSRPEHRSGKAAGFQLFRPILAGATLRERLVACLGALAGITLTGLICGLFFGQGPHIPLIVAPMGASAVLLFAVPASPLAQPWSIIGGNTISAFMGVLAAHFIPNPVMAIGVGVSLAIAAMSLTRCLHPPGGAAALTALIGGPAVTSAGFLFPLFPVCLNSIILVALGIAFHKISRRNYPHVPVAASVNTHGTADLPPPLRVGFTSDDVDAALIELHETLDIDRADLDRLLRQVEHHALVRIQGDLTCREVMSRDVVTIGTDARAERARELLIAHNIRTLPVVDGAGRLAGTLGLRELTLHGDVGIAQVMSEARTARPDAPIVALASALTDGRTHAVVVVDDDRRVLGIITQTDLLATLARLISAKAFTSSEPVPA; encoded by the coding sequence ATGACGGAGACGAGCCGTCCGGAACATCGATCCGGAAAGGCGGCGGGGTTTCAGCTGTTCAGGCCGATCCTGGCGGGCGCGACCCTCCGTGAGCGCCTCGTCGCCTGCCTCGGCGCGCTCGCCGGCATCACGCTCACGGGCCTGATCTGCGGCCTGTTCTTCGGCCAGGGACCGCACATCCCGCTCATCGTGGCGCCGATGGGCGCCTCGGCCGTGCTCCTGTTCGCCGTGCCTGCCAGCCCGCTGGCCCAGCCATGGTCGATCATCGGCGGCAATACGATCTCGGCCTTCATGGGCGTGCTCGCCGCCCACTTCATCCCCAATCCGGTCATGGCCATCGGCGTCGGGGTCTCGCTGGCGATCGCGGCGATGTCGCTCACCCGCTGCCTTCACCCGCCCGGCGGCGCTGCCGCCCTGACGGCGCTGATCGGCGGCCCGGCGGTCACCTCCGCGGGCTTCCTGTTCCCCCTGTTTCCGGTCTGCCTCAACTCCATCATCCTGGTTGCGCTCGGCATCGCGTTCCACAAGATCTCGCGCCGCAACTACCCGCACGTCCCGGTGGCGGCGTCGGTCAACACGCATGGAACGGCGGATCTGCCGCCGCCCCTCAGGGTCGGCTTCACGTCGGACGATGTGGACGCGGCCCTGATCGAGCTGCACGAGACCCTGGACATCGACCGCGCCGACCTCGACCGGCTTCTCCGACAGGTCGAACACCACGCCCTGGTGCGGATTCAGGGCGATCTCACCTGCCGTGAGGTGATGTCGCGCGACGTGGTCACCATCGGAACGGACGCACGCGCGGAGCGGGCACGGGAGCTCCTCATCGCGCACAACATCCGCACGTTGCCCGTTGTGGATGGCGCGGGCCGGCTTGCGGGCACGCTCGGCCTGCGCGAGCTGACGCTACATGGAGACGTCGGCATCGCGCAGGTGATGTCCGAAGCGCGGACGGCTCGGCCGGACGCGCCGATCGTCGCGTTGGCGTCCGCCCTGACCGATGGGCGCACCCACGCGGTGGTCGTCGTGGACGACGATCGGCGCGTCCTCGGGATCATCACCCAGACCGACCTGCTCGCGACCCTGGCGCGTCTGATCTCGGCCAAGGCCTTCACGTCTTCCGAGCCGGTCCCCGCTTAG